GGGGATTGGCGTAGCCGAGGTGACCGCCGAGCCGGTGGTCGCCGAGCGGGCGGCTCTGGATGTGCCGGGCCAGGTGGAGCACGATCCTCGAAGGGTGGCGATAATATCACCGCGTACATCGGGCCGGATCGAACGCCTTCCCGTTGTCGAAGGCGATCATGTGCGCGCAGGCCAAACCGTGGCACTCCTGACGAGCCCGGCATTCCTCACTGCTCAGAATGATCTGGCACAGGCGGCCCGGCGAGCCAGCATACTCGCAGGTACACCGGACGCTCAAGGCGCGTCGGCACTGGTGAGTGCAGCACGGCGGCGGTTGTCTCTGCTCGGTGCCGGAACTGCCCTGATCAGACGCGTCGAGGGAGGCGCCGAGCCAAGCCTCGTACTGGCCGTAGCGGCACCATTCGGCGGGACGATAATCGAAGCAAGCGTGCTGGCGGGAACAGCGGTCGAAGCCGGCACCCCGCTTTTCAAAATCGCGGACCTGTCAGTGGTTGACGTAGTCGCAGAGGTACCGGAGCGAGCGTTGTCGCTCTTGCGAATTGGGCTCGACGCATCGATCCGTATTCCCGCCTATCCGAATCTCCGGTTTGCCGGAACTGTGGAGCGACTTCATTCGGAACTGAACCCGACAACAAGAACGGTTCGCGCAGTGATCCACGTATCCAACCGTGGCGGGGCGCTACGGCCGGGAATGTTCGCCAGCGTTCAGTTCCCGGTTACGATGGGGGCCGCCCTCGCCACCGCCACCGCCCCCGGTGGTACGAGTCCGACGACCGGGTCAGTTCTGACGATTCCCGAAACGGCACTCGTCACTGACGGCAGCAACCGGCTGCTTTTTGTGGAGGTCGCGCCCCGCACGTTTGAGAAACGCATAGTCCAGGTTGCCTCGCTCGCTCCGCCGGGATCGGGTAATTCGACATCCGGCCGCGTAGCGATCGCCAGTGGAGTCAAGGCCGGCGAGCGGGTGGTGATACGTGGCGCTTTCACACTCAAGTCCGAGCTCGCGAAAGCGTCATTCTCGGATGAGCACTAGGTCCGTCAGGTGATCGAAAAACTGATTGGTTGGGCGGTACGCCGACGGATGACCGTAATGGTTCTCGTGGCCGCGCTTGTCGGCGGCGGGGTGTGGGCCCTGCGAACTCTCCGCGTCGACGCATTCCCTGATCTGACAGACGTCCAGGTGCAGGTGCTGGTGGAGGCACCCGGCCTGTCGCCAGTCGAAGTAGAGCGGCTCGCCTCCTTTCCGATTGAAGTCGCGCTGAACGGAATTCCACGAGTTACGCTGGTTCGATCGATCTCAAAGTACGCGTTTGCCGCGATAACGGTCGTCTTCGAGGACGGCGTCGACCTTTATTTC
The nucleotide sequence above comes from Gemmatimonadaceae bacterium. Encoded proteins:
- a CDS encoding efflux RND transporter periplasmic adaptor subunit yields the protein MKLYSSYRQPSQALIALAISAFAASAFAGCSDSKSNGDNASGPAGGSAEAASAGDSDKHAGEEHGDESRVTLTEAEMATAGIGVAEVTAEPVVAERAALDVPGQVEHDPRRVAIISPRTSGRIERLPVVEGDHVRAGQTVALLTSPAFLTAQNDLAQAARRASILAGTPDAQGASALVSAARRRLSLLGAGTALIRRVEGGAEPSLVLAVAAPFGGTIIEASVLAGTAVEAGTPLFKIADLSVVDVVAEVPERALSLLRIGLDASIRIPAYPNLRFAGTVERLHSELNPTTRTVRAVIHVSNRGGALRPGMFASVQFPVTMGAALATATAPGGTSPTTGSVLTIPETALVTDGSNRLLFVEVAPRTFEKRIVQVASLAPPGSGNSTSGRVAIASGVKAGERVVIRGAFTLKSELAKASFSDEH